One genomic region from Terasakiella sp. SH-1 encodes:
- the ilvD gene encoding dihydroxy-acid dehydratase — protein sequence MPEYRSRTTTAGRNMAGARSLWRATGMKDGDFEKPIIAVVNSFTQFVPGHVHLKDLGQMVAREIEQAGGVAKEFNTIAVDDGIAMGHDGMLYSLPSRDLIADSVEYMVNAHCADAMVCISNCDKITPGMLMASMRLNIPTVFVSGGPMEAGKVTINDVEHSLDLVDAMVKAADPNVPDDEVDAIERSACPTCGSCSGMFTANSMNCLTEALGLSLPGNGTVVATHEDRKELFLRAGRLSVDLCKKYYEEGDESVLPRGVATFEAFENAMTLDIAMGGSTNTVLHLLAVAQEAGVDFTMKDMDRLSRKVPCLCKVAPNVADVHIEDVHRAGGIIGILGQLDAGGLLHRDVSTVHEKTLGDAIDKWDVSRTDSAHEFYKAAPGGIPTQEAFSQSARYKELCTDRSSGIIRSVEDAFTKDGGLAVLYGNIAEDGCVVKTAGVDESIWKFTGKAKICESQDEGISRILGGDIEAGDIVIIRYEGPKGGPGMQEMLYPTSYLKSMGLGKECALLTDGRFSGGTSGLSIGHASPEAANGGAIGLVEEGDTVIIDIQNRSINLEVSDEELAKRRQAMEAKGKDAWKPVKPRERHVSTALKAYAAMATSADKGAVRDVSKLEGL from the coding sequence ATGCCTGAGTATCGTTCGCGTACAACAACAGCTGGCCGTAATATGGCTGGCGCGCGTAGCCTTTGGCGCGCAACTGGAATGAAAGACGGTGATTTTGAAAAACCGATCATCGCTGTTGTGAACTCTTTTACCCAATTTGTACCGGGCCATGTCCATCTTAAAGATTTGGGTCAAATGGTCGCACGTGAAATTGAACAGGCTGGGGGTGTGGCCAAAGAGTTTAACACCATCGCCGTTGATGATGGCATTGCTATGGGCCATGACGGGATGCTTTATAGCCTGCCGTCGCGTGATTTGATCGCCGATAGTGTTGAATATATGGTCAATGCCCACTGTGCCGATGCGATGGTTTGTATCTCTAACTGTGACAAGATCACACCGGGGATGCTCATGGCTTCTATGCGTTTGAATATCCCGACTGTCTTTGTTTCCGGCGGACCGATGGAAGCGGGTAAAGTCACCATCAATGACGTTGAACATTCTCTGGACCTGGTTGATGCTATGGTTAAGGCTGCTGACCCGAATGTACCGGATGATGAAGTCGATGCGATTGAACGCTCAGCTTGTCCGACCTGTGGGTCCTGTTCTGGTATGTTTACTGCTAACTCCATGAACTGCCTGACAGAAGCCCTTGGTCTGTCCTTACCGGGCAATGGCACGGTCGTTGCCACACACGAAGATCGTAAAGAATTATTCTTGCGTGCCGGGCGCTTGTCTGTTGATCTGTGTAAGAAATATTATGAAGAAGGCGATGAAAGTGTTCTGCCACGCGGCGTTGCAACTTTTGAAGCCTTTGAAAATGCCATGACGCTGGATATTGCCATGGGCGGGTCCACCAATACGGTTCTTCACCTCTTGGCTGTTGCCCAGGAAGCTGGTGTTGATTTCACCATGAAGGATATGGACCGTTTGTCACGCAAGGTTCCTTGCCTGTGTAAAGTGGCCCCAAATGTCGCGGATGTTCATATCGAAGACGTTCATCGTGCTGGTGGTATTATCGGGATTTTGGGTCAACTCGATGCTGGTGGTTTGCTGCATCGTGATGTTTCAACCGTACATGAAAAGACACTGGGTGATGCCATTGATAAATGGGATGTCAGCCGTACAGATAGCGCCCATGAATTTTACAAGGCGGCACCGGGCGGTATCCCAACACAAGAAGCGTTCAGCCAATCAGCACGTTATAAAGAACTGTGTACAGATCGTTCGTCCGGTATTATTCGTTCGGTTGAAGATGCCTTCACTAAAGATGGTGGCTTGGCTGTGCTTTACGGGAATATTGCGGAAGATGGCTGTGTGGTAAAAACAGCGGGTGTGGATGAAAGCATCTGGAAATTTACGGGCAAAGCCAAAATTTGTGAAAGTCAGGATGAAGGGATTTCCCGTATCCTTGGTGGTGATATTGAGGCTGGTGATATTGTTATCATCCGTTACGAAGGCCCCAAAGGTGGGCCGGGTATGCAGGAAATGCTGTATCCGACAAGCTATCTTAAGTCCATGGGGCTGGGCAAGGAATGTGCCTTGCTGACAGATGGTCGTTTCTCCGGTGGGACATCTGGGTTGTCGATCGGTCATGCCTCACCAGAAGCGGCAAATGGCGGTGCCATCGGCCTTGTCGAAGAAGGTGATACGGTTATCATTGATATCCAGAATCGTTCGATCAATCTGGAAGTCAGTGATGAGGAACTTGCCAAACGCCGCCAAGCCATGGAAGCCAAAGGCAAGGATGCCTGGAAACCTGTGAAACCGCGTGAGCGTCATGTCAGTACAGCGTTGAAAGCCTATGCTGCAATGGCAACAAGTGCTGATAAAGGTGCTGTGCGTGATGTCAGTAAGCTTGAAGGGCTGTAA